The Microterricola viridarii genome segment ATCGAGAACGGCAAACGGGAACCGCGGCTCTCCATGCTCCGCACCATCGCGCTGGCCCTGGACACCAGCGTCGAAGAGCTGCTGCGCGCCGACGCCCCCAGCCCACGCGCCGCACTGGAGATCGCCGTCGAGCGGGCCCAGCGCGGACCCGTCTTCGGGGCGCTCGGGCTGCCCGCGTTCCGCGTCGGCAAAGGCCACAGCGACCAGACCTTGCAGACGATCCTGACCCTGCACAACGAGATCGACCGGCTGCACCGCGAGCGCGCCGCCACCCCGGAGGAGGCCCGGCGGGCCAACGCCGAGCTGCGGGCAACGATGCGCGCCCGCGACAACTACTTCGCCGAGTTGGAGAGCGCGGCATCAACCCTGCTGGCCGCTGTCGGGCACACCGGCGGCCCCGTCTCGCAGCAGATGGTCGCCGACATGGCCAGCCACCTCGGTTACTCGCTGCACTACGTCGGCGACCTGCCGCACTCGACCCGCTCCGTCACCGACAAGCGCAACGGCCGGGTCTACCTGCCGACCGCCCAGTCGGCCTCCCGGGACTCCCGCTCACCCATCCTGCAGGCCCTGGCCAGCCACGTGCTCGGCCACGAGGAGCCGCGAAATTACGCGGATTTTCTGCGGCAGCGCATCGAAACCAACTATCTGACCGCGGCGACTCTGCTGCCGGAGCAGGCCACGGTCCGCTTCCTCAACGAGGCCAAGAACCTGCGCCGCATCTCGATGGAGGAGCTGCGCGACGCCTTCGCCGTGTCGTATGAGACGGCAGCGCACCGCTTCACGAACCTGGCCACCGCTCGCCTGGACATCCCCGTGCACTTCATGAAGGTGCACGAGTCGGGCACCATCATCAAGGCCTATGAGAACGACGCGGTGCGCTTCCCGAGCGACGCGCTCGGCGCCGTCGAGGGCACCATCGTCTGCCGCAACTGGACGGCGCGCACCGTGTTCGACGTCGAGGACCGGTTCAGTCCCTGGTACCAGTACACCGACACCCCCAGCGGCACGTTCTGGTGTACCTCCCGCATCGAGAAGGCGAAGGAGGGCGAGTACTCGGTGAGCGTCGGAGTGCCGTTCGCGCACGTCAAGTGGTTCCGCGGCCGGGAGAGCACGCACCGGGCGGTGTCGCGCTGCCCCGACGAGTCGTGCTGCCGCCGCGCGCCGTCCGCGCTGGCCGAGCGCTGGGCCGAGCAGTCCTGGCCGGCCGCCCGCACGCCGACGAGCCTGTTGGCGGCGTTGCCGACGGGCAGCTACCCCGGCGTCGACCAGACCGAAGTGTTCCAGTTCCTCGAGGCGCACGCACCCCGCTAGGACGGTTGCCCTCCCCCGCTCAGGCTGTTGTCCCGCCCCCGCTGGGGCAATGCCCCCCTCCCCCGCTGGGGCAATGCCCCTCCCCCCGCTGGTCGAGTAGCGAGGAACGAGCGTATCGAGACCTCGCACGAGGCTCGGCTTCCCCCGGGAAACCGGGCCTCGATACGGCCCCGGCGGGCCTGCGCGACCCACGACGGAATGCGGCATTGGCTTCGGTCGCTGGCGACCCCTCGAGCCAACGGGTGGGGTTTCGACAGGCTCAACCAACAGGAGGTTGACCGCTAGAGCCGGGTCAGCCCCGTCACCCGCACGACGGCCTCGCCGGCTTCGTCGGATGCCGCCAGGTCGACCTCGGCGGTGATGCCCCAGTCGTGGTTGCCATCGGGGTCGTCGAGGATCTGGCGCACCTTCCAGGTCGTGGCCGATTCTTCGATCATCAGAAGTCCGGCGCCGCGGGCATCCGCCCCGGTCAGGATCTCGTCGTGCTCGTCGTAGTAGGCATCGAGCGCCTCGCCCCACTCGGTCTCGCCGAAGCCGTGCTCGGCGTCGAGTTCGCCGAGGGCCACCGCGTCGTCGCGCGCCGCCAGCTGCACCCGGCGGAACAGCTCGTTGCGCACCAGCACGCGGAACGCCCGCGCATTGCTGGTGAGCCGCTTCGGGGCCGGTGGCACCACCTCGTGCTCATGCGCGGCGTGGGCCGCGGCATCCGGGTGCACCATCTCGTTCCACTCGTCGATCAGGCTGGAGTCCACCTGCCGCACCAGCTCGCCGAGCCACTCGATCAGGTCGTGCAGGTCCTCGTTCTTGAACTCGTCTGGGATCGTCTGCCGGGCGGCCCGGTAGGCGTCGCTCAAGTAGCGCAGCACGACGCCCTCTGAACGGGCCAGCTTGTAGAAGGCGATGAACTCGCCGAACGACATCGCCCGCTCGTACATGTCGCGCACGACCGACTTGGGCGACAGCTCGAAGTCGGCGATCCACGGCTGGGCCAGCTTGTAGGTGTCGAACGCGGCCTCGAGCAGCTCGCCGAGCGGCTTCGGGTGCGTGACCTGCTCCAGCAGCTCCATCCGCTCGTCGTACTCGATGCCCTCGGACTTCATGGCGGCAACGGCCTCGCCGCGTGCGACGAACTGCTGCTGGCTGATCACCGGGCGCGGGTCGTCGAGCGTCGCCTCGAGGATCGAGAGGATGTCGAGGGCGAAGGAGGGGGAATCCGGGTCGAGCAGTTCGAACGCGGCGAGCGCGAACGGCGACAGCGGCTGGTTGAGGGCGAAGTTCGGCGGCAGGTCGACGGTGAGGCGGATCTGGATCTCGCGCTCCCCGCTGGTCGACGATCCCCCGCTGGTTGAGCCTGGACCCTCCTGA includes the following:
- a CDS encoding helix-turn-helix transcriptional regulator; its protein translation is MITADRTTDEPTDADTDVDALTLGRRIRQRRAALGMTLEQLAAAIERAPSQVSTIENGKREPRLSMLRTIALALDTSVEELLRADAPSPRAALEIAVERAQRGPVFGALGLPAFRVGKGHSDQTLQTILTLHNEIDRLHRERAATPEEARRANAELRATMRARDNYFAELESAASTLLAAVGHTGGPVSQQMVADMASHLGYSLHYVGDLPHSTRSVTDKRNGRVYLPTAQSASRDSRSPILQALASHVLGHEEPRNYADFLRQRIETNYLTAATLLPEQATVRFLNEAKNLRRISMEELRDAFAVSYETAAHRFTNLATARLDIPVHFMKVHESGTIIKAYENDAVRFPSDALGAVEGTIVCRNWTARTVFDVEDRFSPWYQYTDTPSGTFWCTSRIEKAKEGEYSVSVGVPFAHVKWFRGRESTHRAVSRCPDESCCRRAPSALAERWAEQSWPAARTPTSLLAALPTGSYPGVDQTEVFQFLEAHAPR